The following coding sequences are from one Pasteurellaceae bacterium RH1A window:
- a CDS encoding alpha/beta hydrolase — translation MKQKTFIASLVAASATTAFAALPPAADRLAEQPYLNQAAQGFDLDFKGDNYQAFETQVNGQTIKFRAFEKIVYVANPVEADYQTINFYVPEAYYHDGQINGFNAQTAPIFLPNAVGGYMPAKAAAFDKKGMGNSDKPNAIVTALSKGYVVASVGARGRTLEKDGKYTGKAPAVIIDLKAAVRYLHHNDAKMPGDAKKIISNGTSAGGAMSALLGASGDHKDYEPYFKALGAAQASDAIFAVSAYCPITNLENADAAYEWEFNGLNDYSRMDMSRLTAASYNDRSQVAAKATIEGTLTEQQIKVSDELKALFPSYLNSLNLKDEQGNVLTLDQDGNGSFKDYVKSVIVRAADKAFKSGTDFSDKSWVKTQKDGVTDIDWAGYIHSEKRMKSPPAFDALDLSSGENNFFGTESINNQHFTDYGVKNSAVEKAGRADSQLVKMVNAMNYVETSPTQHWRIRVGTSDRDTSHAISAMLAVKLQMAGKQVDYETPWGVKHSGDYDLDELFLWADSITK, via the coding sequence ATGAAACAAAAGACATTCATTGCCAGCCTAGTTGCAGCAAGTGCTACAACGGCCTTTGCTGCCCTGCCGCCTGCCGCTGATCGCCTGGCTGAACAGCCCTATTTAAACCAAGCTGCACAGGGCTTTGACCTGGATTTTAAGGGCGATAATTACCAGGCCTTTGAAACCCAAGTTAATGGTCAAACCATCAAATTCCGTGCCTTTGAAAAGATTGTCTATGTGGCTAACCCTGTCGAGGCTGACTACCAAACCATCAATTTTTATGTGCCAGAAGCCTACTATCATGATGGCCAAATCAACGGTTTTAATGCTCAAACGGCGCCGATTTTCCTGCCTAATGCGGTAGGCGGTTATATGCCGGCCAAGGCGGCTGCCTTTGACAAGAAGGGCATGGGCAATTCAGACAAGCCCAATGCCATTGTGACGGCACTTTCTAAGGGGTATGTAGTCGCCAGTGTGGGCGCCCGTGGCCGCACCTTGGAAAAAGACGGGAAATACACGGGCAAGGCGCCTGCTGTGATTATCGATCTTAAAGCAGCCGTCCGCTACCTCCACCATAATGATGCCAAGATGCCAGGCGATGCCAAGAAAATCATTTCCAACGGCACCAGTGCAGGTGGGGCCATGTCGGCCCTTTTAGGGGCCAGTGGTGATCACAAAGACTATGAGCCTTATTTCAAGGCCCTAGGTGCAGCCCAGGCTAGTGACGCTATTTTTGCAGTATCGGCCTACTGCCCTATTACCAACCTTGAAAACGCCGATGCCGCCTATGAATGGGAGTTTAATGGCCTGAATGATTATAGCCGTATGGATATGAGCCGCCTAACGGCTGCCAGCTATAACGATCGCTCCCAAGTAGCGGCCAAGGCCACTATTGAGGGCACCTTAACCGAGCAACAAATCAAGGTATCTGATGAGCTTAAGGCTCTTTTCCCAAGTTATCTCAATAGCCTCAACCTTAAAGATGAGCAAGGTAATGTCTTGACCCTCGATCAAGATGGCAACGGCTCTTTCAAGGATTATGTGAAAAGCGTGATTGTGCGGGCGGCTGACAAGGCTTTTAAATCAGGTACCGATTTTTCTGATAAAAGCTGGGTGAAAACCCAAAAAGATGGGGTGACAGATATTGATTGGGCAGGCTATATCCATTCTGAAAAACGCATGAAGTCACCGCCAGCCTTCGATGCCTTGGATTTAAGTTCAGGTGAAAACAACTTCTTCGGCACAGAAAGTATCAATAATCAACACTTTACCGACTATGGCGTGAAAAATAGTGCAGTGGAAAAGGCCGGCCGAGCAGACAGCCAGCTTGTTAAAATGGTCAATGCCATGAATTATGTGGAAACCAGCCCAACCCAGCACTGGCGGATTCGGGTTGGCACTTCAGACCGTGACACCTCTCACGCCATCAGTGCCATGTTGGCGGTCAAACTGCAAATGGCTGGCAAGCAGGTGGACTATGAAACCCCTTGGGGCGTGAAACATTCGGGCGATTATGACCTAGATGAGCTTTTCCTGTGGGCGGATAGCATCACTAAATAA